DNA sequence from the Anaerolineales bacterium genome:
GCAAGGCGTTGCTGGAAAGGTCGAAGATTGCTCCCGACCCCGCCTGCCAGCCGCTTCCCGCGCGGCGGGCATGATAGAGTTCGTACAGTCGGCATTCCCCCGATGCCAGCACCAGCAAATGTCGGTCCGAACCGGATTCGACGCGCGCGTCGGAAGGAATCGGGTAGGGGCCGGGATCGCTTTCGTCGCCGTATTCGACGAATTCCACTGGAACGCGCGTCTGTTCGTCCGGCGCCACGTTGATCGGAATTCCGTATTCCGGATTGGAGCCGAAATCGGCGTGGAGGTGCGCATCGGCGCCGATCGATTCGATGTAGGCCGCCGACCGCGGATGGACCGGCGCGGCCGAGATATCCCGGTTCCAGGGATTGTCCGGCGGGAACAGCCGGCATCCGCCCAAAATCGGAACCTCGGCGGCGGCTTCCACCGTCGTTTCCCCGGGAACGATCCGCGCCGCTTCCGCCGCCGGAGACCCTTCCGGAATGGCGACCGTCGTGGAAAACGAAGTGGCGCTCGGCGACGGGCGAACGCTTTCGATAATATGCGGTGAGTCCGCGGCCGTGCTGATCCGGCAGGCGAAAGCGAGACATGCGGCGGCGCCGCCGAGGCCGGCGCGCCGGATACTCAGCTTGACGTTCATAGTTATCTTCCCGTTATAATTCAGTCATCGGTGTTTTCCCGCCCCCCTTTCACCCCCATCCCACAGGACGGGATGGGGAACATGATCCTGGGGGGTATACGGACCGGGCTTTGCCTCCCTTGGCTATTTGAAAATCCGGTTCATCTTGCGAAGTTGCGCGAGGATTTTTCGGGCGCGGGCTTCCTGCTCGGCGAGCGTCGACAGCCAGCGGTCGGCCGCCCACAGCACGTCCTCCTCGGGGCGGGGGGTGTCGAGCACCCGGCGGAGCTTTTTTCCGCCGCCGGAATCCAGGTGGCGCATTGCGCGCAGGACGGCCATGGTGCTGTATCCGGCGCGCAGCAACATGCGGATCACCCTCAGCCGACCGATCTCCTTCGCCCCGTATTCGCGGTAGCCGTTGTGCGGGTTGCGCGGCACGCGCAGCAGGCCGTTGCGCTCCCAGTTGCGCACCGCGTCCACGGTCGAGTCGACCTCTTTGGCCGCGGCGAGAATTGTGAGCGGGGCGGCGCGCCGCTCGGGCTTCCGTCCGTTCACCCATTTTTCCAGGTACGCGGCCGCGGTTTCCGCTTGGGCGCGTTCGGCCTTCACCAAACGGATGTGGTTTCCGGCCAGCCGGACCGCTGCGGGCAGGCTGCCGCCGGCCGAGGACCGGACCAATTCGATCGCCGATTTGCGGATCCGTCCTCCGGGCCAGCCGCCGTGCAGGGCCATCCGCGCCAGCTTCATCTGCTCCAGATGGTAACGGGTGTACACGCGGTATCCGTTGGGCAGCCTCCGGACCGGCGGCAGGAAGCCCCACCGCTCGTACACCCGCACCGTGTTCGGATGCACGCCGGCGGCGCGGGCGACTTCGGAAGTGCGAAACGTCTCTGTCGTTCTCTTCATGGTAGGGGACAATCCCTCAGACAAATATACCTCACTTATTGTCCCCACTCTTTCTGTACCGGGGTGCTGAAGAAGGCCGGCTGGGCTTGCCCCGCTGTACGTTGCGAAGCCGGGGGTAGCCCGCGCTCGTTGCGGGCATAGCCGGCCCCCGAATTATCGTTTTCCCCTCGCTCTCCCTGCTGGGATCCAACGCCATTCCTTTTACCAACTTTTCCACCACCCCGCTAAGGAAGGATTTGCTCACCTCCCTTGACATATGAACCTATTGTTCATATAATATGAACCTATGGTTCATGATGAAATACCAATGGAGTTCGAACTCATCCTTCCCGATCTCGAGAACGAAGATTCGGTCACCCGCACCTTCCGGCGGCTGGATCCGGACAAGCGGCAGGCGATCCTCGACGCGCTGTTCGAGGAAGCCGCCGAAAAGGGGCCCTCCCGGCTGAACATCAAGCAGGTGGCCGAACGGTCCGGCGCTTCGATCGGCTCGCTCTATCAATATTTCGGCAGCCGGGAAAACCTTGTCCGGTTCTTCACCAAAATCGCCGTCGAGTCGATGGTCGCCATGCTGCGGATGGGGGCTTCCTACTACAAAGGAAAGCCCCTGCGCCAAGCGCTGCGATCCTACATCCTCGACGGCATCCGCATGTGCCGGTCGCAGAAGTCGTTGACCCGTTTCCTGATCCTGTCGGCGTATCAGGGCGACGCCCAAACCGGAGAATCGGTCGTGCGACCGATCGCCGTCGTGATGCGGGAAGTCGTGCAGGAGATGCTGTGCGACGGGATCCGTCGGGGCGAAATCCGCGCCGACATCGACCTCGAAGCGGCGGCGCGGGCCGTCAACGTCCTGTTGATCGCGCTGGGCGACAGCCAGATCCACCCCGACTTGAACACGTATTTTCAGGTGTCCGGGTCGGCCGTCGCGTTTGAACGGACTCTGGACGCGGCTCTGGACATGATCTTCCGCGGCCTTTCCCCGGAGGCGTCGGCATGAAGGTTTCATCGCGCGGCGGTCTTGTGCCGGATATCCTCCGCATCGCCCGCAAGACGCTGGTCGAATACTGGCGCGAGCCGCAGTTGTTGTCGTTCCTCCTCGCCGGTCCCCCGTTTTTGGTTCTGTTGTGGTATGTCATCTTCCTCCCGGCCAAGGACCGCCTGGGCGATTTTCTGAAAATCCAGGTGGTCAACCGGGATTCGGGCTTGGAAGGAGCGGGCTTGGTGGACATGCTGCGCGCCGTCGAATTCGAGGGGAAGCCGGCCTTGGATGTGAAGTCCATCGGCGGCGAAGCCGACGGATTGATCTCGCTCCGCGAAGCCAAAGCCGCCCTGCTGTTGATCATCCCGGAGGATTTTTCAGCGGCCTTGGAGGCGGCGAGGACCGGGGGCGCGACGACTCCCGCGACGGAGATCGTGTACATCGGCGACCCGTCGAGCTACAACTACGTCTTCGCCAAGGGGTTTGTCGAGCCGTACGTGCGCGCCTACATCCAAACGCAATCCGGGAAGACGCCGCTGATCTACGGCAGGTTTACATTCCTCCCCGGTACGGGGACCAGTTCCGATTTCGACGCGGCCGTCCCCGGATTGCTCGTCTTCAGCCTGCTGTTCCTGATCATTTCCAGCGCCTCCTCGCTGGTTCAGGAGGAAATGCACCGGACCCTCTCGCGCTTCCGGCTGGCGCGCGTGAAGGCGTTTGCGCTGGTGGCCGGGATCGGCCTGGCGCAATTGGCCCTGGCTCTCGTGGAAGTCGCGGCCGGGTTCCTCGCCGCCGTCGCCCTCGGCTACGGGCAGGGTACGGATTGGCTGCAGCCGGCGCGGATTCTGATGCTGTGCGGAACAGCGCTGCTGTTCGCTCTGCCGGTCATCGGGCTGGGGTTGATCACCGCCGCCTTTTCGCGAAACGACGGAGACGCCGCTTCGCTCGGCTCGATCCTCCTCGTGCCGCTGGTTTTCCTCTCGGGGATCCTTTTTCCGATGCCGGCCGTACCGTTGTTCGCCGTCGGCGGCCGGACCGTCGGGCTGTACGATCTTTTTCCGTCCACGCTGGCGTCGGAGGCCATCCGCAAGGCCGTCACGCTGGGCGATCCTGCCGCGTTGGTGTTTCCGGTGGTCGGGATGCTGCTGCAGAGCGCGGTCATCCTGTGGATCGGCGCGGCGCTGTACCAGCGCAGGAAATTGAGGGTATGACCATGTCTTTGCGAGGGGCCTAAGGCCCCGAAGCAATCTCCGGTTTTCGAAGTAGGGATGAGATGGCTTCGTCGCTTCGCTCCTCGCAATGACATACTTCCGTGTGATAACGACCCTGTGGCAAAGAACCGATAAGGATCAATCATGACCGACTTCGTCCTGCAAACCACCCGTCTCGCCAAACGCTTCGGCTCCGTCCAAGCGGTCAAGGACCTCAGCCTCGAGATCCGCGCGGGAGAGGTGTTCGGTTTCCTCGGCCCCAACGGCGCCGGCAAGACCACGTCGATCAACATGATCTGCGGTTTGATCGCCCCGGATTCCGGCGAGGTGCGGATCCACGGGGAATCGATCCGCGGCAACGGAGGAATCACCCGGAGGATCGGCGTCTGTCCGCAGGACATCGTGCTGTGGGAGCGGCTGACCTGCCGCGAGCAAATGATCTTCATCGGCGAAATGTACGGACTGCCTGCGAGAACCGCCCGGGAGCGCGCGGACCTGCTCCTGGCGGAGATGAACCTCGAGGAGAAACGCAACGCCCAGGCGCGGACGCTTTCCGGCGGGCTTCAGCGCCGGTTGAACTTGGTGATGGCGCTGGTCCACGATCCGGAGATCGTGATCCTCGATGAACCGGAAGCCGGATTGGATCCGCAAAGCCGCGTGCGTGTCCGGCAATACATCCAATCCCTCGCCCGGCGGAAGACCGTCATCCTCACCACCCACAACATGGACGAGGCCGACCGGGTGGCCGACCGGATCGCGATCATCGACCACGGCGAGCTGCTGCGCACGGGGACGCCCGGCGAGCTCAAGCGCACGATCGGCGAGGGCGACGTTGTGGAAATTCGGCTGGAAGGCGATCCGCCGCAATTGGCGGCCGCTTTGGCCGCCGCGCGGGCCGCCGACCCGCGCGCCGACGCCCGGTTGGAGGCGGACCTGCTCTCGGTGCGGATGCTCGACGCGGTGGGAAGGGTCCCGGACCTCGTGGAATCGATCCGCCGCTCGGGGGCCCGCGCCGCGGAGATGCGCATCCGCGAGAACACGCTCGAAGACGCCTTCCTCCAACTCACCGGCCGGAGGCTGCGGGAATAGCATGAAACTGCTGGCCGTCGCCCGCAAGAGCCTGGTCGAACTGCTGCGCGAGCCGATGCTGCTCGGCATGGTCCTGCTAACGCCGCTGATGTTTTTGCTCGTCTATGGATTCGCCTACCAGACTCCCCACTTAAAAACCTACCGGGTACTGGCGATCGTGAACGCGCCGGCCGGGAACGGCGCGCTCGATGGCCTGCGGGCGCTGGAATATCCCGACGGCCGCCCTGTTTTTACCATCGAGACCGACTCAGATTATTCCGCCGCCGATCGAGCCCTGCGCGACCGGACGGCGGCCGCGCTGCTGATCTTCGATCCGGCCGCCGACGGGCTGCCCTTTGCCTACACCATCCGCGGAGACGCCCTGTTCAACGACTTTCTGACGTCTTCGGCGATCCTCGAGAGCCGGCTGAGCGAATACCTTCTCGAAGCGATCGGCGTTGCGTTGCCGGTCCGCCAGCGGCAGGAAGCCATCCCTGCGACAAGTTTCCGGGCCCGCACCGATTTCACCGTCTACGCGCCGGGCCTGCTGGTCTTCAGCATCCTGTTCCTCATCCCGCAAACGGCCCTGCTGCTCGGCCGCGAGATGCGCACCCGCACCATCCGGCGTCTCAGGCTCAGCCCTGTGTCGGGGCCGGAGTTGCTCGGCGGGATCGCCCTTTCGCAACTGGCGATGGCGGCCGTGCAGATCGCGCTGGTGATGGGCGGGATGATCCTATTCGGATTGGATTATTCCCGCGCCGCCATACCGATTTTTCTCGGCGCCTTTCTGACCGCCGTGTCCGCCGTCGGGGCCGGCCTGATCGTCGGCTGCCTGGTCCAGAACGACAGCCAGGCGGTCAACCTCGGGGCAACGGTCACGATGCTTCAGGTGTTCGTCTCCGGATCCTTCTTCCCGATGCCCGCTCCGCCGCTGTTCCACCTCTTCGGACACGAGATCGGATGGAACGACGTCTTCCCCGCCACCCATGCCATGACCGCGCTGCAACAGGCGGTCCTTTACGGATCCGACCTCGGGCAGATCGGATTCCGCCTGGCCGCGGCGGCGGCGCTTTCGGCGGCCTTCTTCATTGCCGGCGCGTGGTTATTCCAATGGAAGGTAATGCGGTATTCGGCGGGTTGAGGTTCCGGAGCAAAGGGGCATTCTTACGGGGATCGTAGCGGGGCTTCGCATCTTCTTCCAGGCGGACGCCCGGAACCCGCGGCGCGGTATGCGTTTGGCCGGCTTTCCCCATCCCAAGGCATTCCTTTTAATGCAATCGGCGCTCACGCTTGCGCATTTGCGGTGAAGAACCTCGGCCTGCGGCCGATCGCCGCCACCACGACCCGGTAGACGGCCAGGAACAAGACATTCCCCCCGGCGAACAAATACAATGCCATTGGTCAAATTCGACTCCCATCACTTCCGGCGGCGATCCCATGGATGATATGGAGGTTGTCGCGTCCCAGGTTGTCGGGAATGCGGGATGAGAAAATCGGTGAAAACAGGGGAATATTCGGGAATCGCAAACCGTGTTTCAAAAATAACACCGGATTGTCACCTCCCATGCATCCCTGTTAGGTA
Encoded proteins:
- a CDS encoding MerR family transcriptional regulator, giving the protein MKRTTETFRTSEVARAAGVHPNTVRVYERWGFLPPVRRLPNGYRVYTRYHLEQMKLARMALHGGWPGGRIRKSAIELVRSSAGGSLPAAVRLAGNHIRLVKAERAQAETAAAYLEKWVNGRKPERRAAPLTILAAAKEVDSTVDAVRNWERNGLLRVPRNPHNGYREYGAKEIGRLRVIRMLLRAGYSTMAVLRAMRHLDSGGGKKLRRVLDTPRPEEDVLWAADRWLSTLAEQEARARKILAQLRKMNRIFK
- a CDS encoding TetR/AcrR family transcriptional regulator, whose protein sequence is MEFELILPDLENEDSVTRTFRRLDPDKRQAILDALFEEAAEKGPSRLNIKQVAERSGASIGSLYQYFGSRENLVRFFTKIAVESMVAMLRMGASYYKGKPLRQALRSYILDGIRMCRSQKSLTRFLILSAYQGDAQTGESVVRPIAVVMREVVQEMLCDGIRRGEIRADIDLEAAARAVNVLLIALGDSQIHPDLNTYFQVSGSAVAFERTLDAALDMIFRGLSPEASA
- a CDS encoding ABC transporter permease; the protein is MKVSSRGGLVPDILRIARKTLVEYWREPQLLSFLLAGPPFLVLLWYVIFLPAKDRLGDFLKIQVVNRDSGLEGAGLVDMLRAVEFEGKPALDVKSIGGEADGLISLREAKAALLLIIPEDFSAALEAARTGGATTPATEIVYIGDPSSYNYVFAKGFVEPYVRAYIQTQSGKTPLIYGRFTFLPGTGTSSDFDAAVPGLLVFSLLFLIISSASSLVQEEMHRTLSRFRLARVKAFALVAGIGLAQLALALVEVAAGFLAAVALGYGQGTDWLQPARILMLCGTALLFALPVIGLGLITAAFSRNDGDAASLGSILLVPLVFLSGILFPMPAVPLFAVGGRTVGLYDLFPSTLASEAIRKAVTLGDPAALVFPVVGMLLQSAVILWIGAALYQRRKLRV
- a CDS encoding ABC transporter ATP-binding protein, coding for MTDFVLQTTRLAKRFGSVQAVKDLSLEIRAGEVFGFLGPNGAGKTTSINMICGLIAPDSGEVRIHGESIRGNGGITRRIGVCPQDIVLWERLTCREQMIFIGEMYGLPARTARERADLLLAEMNLEEKRNAQARTLSGGLQRRLNLVMALVHDPEIVILDEPEAGLDPQSRVRVRQYIQSLARRKTVILTTHNMDEADRVADRIAIIDHGELLRTGTPGELKRTIGEGDVVEIRLEGDPPQLAAALAAARAADPRADARLEADLLSVRMLDAVGRVPDLVESIRRSGARAAEMRIRENTLEDAFLQLTGRRLRE
- a CDS encoding ABC transporter permease, which encodes MKLLAVARKSLVELLREPMLLGMVLLTPLMFLLVYGFAYQTPHLKTYRVLAIVNAPAGNGALDGLRALEYPDGRPVFTIETDSDYSAADRALRDRTAAALLIFDPAADGLPFAYTIRGDALFNDFLTSSAILESRLSEYLLEAIGVALPVRQRQEAIPATSFRARTDFTVYAPGLLVFSILFLIPQTALLLGREMRTRTIRRLRLSPVSGPELLGGIALSQLAMAAVQIALVMGGMILFGLDYSRAAIPIFLGAFLTAVSAVGAGLIVGCLVQNDSQAVNLGATVTMLQVFVSGSFFPMPAPPLFHLFGHEIGWNDVFPATHAMTALQQAVLYGSDLGQIGFRLAAAAALSAAFFIAGAWLFQWKVMRYSAG